The following proteins come from a genomic window of Alosa sapidissima isolate fAloSap1 chromosome 22, fAloSap1.pri, whole genome shotgun sequence:
- the LOC121697360 gene encoding periodic tryptophan protein 2 homolog: MEEFLDRRKMTEFGSLSMVDEGAGDGDGVEVSLPGVRRGDMSSRHFKPEIRVSSLHFSPIVPVVCSTLPDVYVEKLLAFVGATLENSRHLQFYLTWAQSLLTIHGQKLKNRSGAILPTIQSLQKSIQRHHDDLSKLCDWNIYALRYAVALSNQRGLKRAAADELSEEEEGSEEEDDLMSEPLMTESDLLS; the protein is encoded by the exons ATGGAG GAGTTCCTGGACAGACGTAAGATGACGGAGTTTGGCAGTCTGTCCATGGTGGATGAAGGGGctggtgatggagatggagttgAGGTCAGCCTACCTGGAGTCAGGAGAG GGGATATGAGCTCCCGTCACTTCAAGCCAGAGATCCGGGTTagctctctccacttctctcctatTG tTCCTGTGGTGTGCAGCACGTTGCCAGATGTGTATGTGGAAAAGCTGCTGGCATTCGTTGGAGCTACCCTGGAGAATAGTCGGCACCTTCAGTTCTACTTAACTTGGGCTCAGAGTTTACTCACAATACATGGACAGAAACTGAAGAACAG GTCAGGGGCCATACTTCCCACCATCCAGTCGTTACAGAAGAGCATCCAGAGACACCATGATGATCTCTCCAAGCT ATGTGACTGGAACATTTATGCCCTGCGCTACGCTGTGGCGCTGTCCAATCAGAGAGGACTGAAACGAGCAGCAGCTGATGAGctgagtgaggaagaggagggttcAGAGGAGGAAGATGACCTGATGAGTGAGCCACTCATGACAGAAAGTGACCTCCTTTCATAG